One genomic region from Streptomyces sp. NBC_01304 encodes:
- a CDS encoding carboxymuconolactone decarboxylase family protein gives MTEKAATAETRQDRFERGMQVLTEVDGEGGQRVIDSLADISPELGHQVVAWAFGDIYSRPGLAPRDRQLVTLGMLTALGGCEPQLEVHINAALNVGLTPHEITEALLHSAVYCGMPKALNATFTAKKVFAERGLLPVDPD, from the coding sequence ATGACTGAGAAGGCTGCTACCGCAGAGACGCGCCAGGACCGCTTCGAGCGTGGCATGCAGGTGCTCACCGAGGTCGACGGCGAAGGCGGCCAGAGAGTGATCGATTCGCTCGCCGACATCTCACCGGAACTCGGTCACCAGGTCGTTGCCTGGGCTTTCGGCGACATCTACAGTCGGCCCGGCCTGGCTCCGCGGGATCGCCAACTGGTCACCCTCGGCATGCTGACCGCCCTCGGTGGCTGCGAGCCCCAGCTGGAGGTCCACATCAACGCCGCCCTCAATGTCGGCCTCACCCCGCACGAAATTACCGAGGCACTCCTGCACTCCGCGGTCTACTGCGGGATGCCCAAGGCCCTGAACGCCACCTTCACCGCCAAGAAGGTCTTCGCCGAGCGCGGCCTGCTCCCGGTCGACCCCGACTAG
- a CDS encoding GNAT family N-acetyltransferase, whose amino-acid sequence MTLATPVLHTARLRLRPFTDADADPLFALHSNTHVMRYWDSPPWTERARAERFLTMCQKIADEGTGARVAIDRASDGAFVGWCGLTGWNPDYRSASLGYVLDEAMWGHGYAPEAAHAVLQWAFDTLDLNRVQAETDTRNVASARVLEKVGFIREGTLREDCVVNGEVSDSWVFGLLRREWQPSAGPIPAREVRR is encoded by the coding sequence ATGACTTTGGCCACGCCCGTACTGCACACCGCCCGCCTGCGACTGCGCCCCTTCACCGACGCCGACGCGGACCCCCTCTTCGCGCTGCACAGCAACACCCACGTGATGCGCTACTGGGACTCCCCGCCGTGGACCGAACGGGCCCGCGCCGAACGCTTCCTCACGATGTGCCAGAAGATCGCGGACGAAGGCACCGGGGCGCGGGTGGCCATCGACCGTGCCTCTGACGGGGCCTTCGTCGGCTGGTGCGGCCTGACCGGATGGAACCCGGACTACCGCAGCGCATCGTTGGGCTACGTCCTCGACGAGGCGATGTGGGGCCACGGCTACGCGCCGGAGGCCGCACACGCCGTGCTGCAGTGGGCATTCGACACACTGGACCTGAATCGAGTGCAGGCCGAGACCGATACACGCAACGTGGCATCTGCCCGGGTCCTGGAGAAGGTCGGCTTCATTCGGGAAGGGACGCTGAGGGAAGACTGCGTCGTGAACGGCGAGGTGTCCGACTCCTGGGTGTTCGGGTTGCTCAGGCGAGAGTGGCAGCCGTCCGCCGGGCCGATTCCAGCTCGCGAAGTGCGGCGTTAA
- a CDS encoding malonic semialdehyde reductase has protein sequence MAFALDTAAQDLLFREAHTVNNFTDEPVTDGQIQEIYDLVKYGPTSMNGQPMRVVLVRTPEARERLVGHMVDSNKTKTAAAPLTAILALDTRFHENLSTLFPHAHDALEIWAPEDFRIAHGRFNVGLQAGYFIIGIRAAGLAAGPMTGYDPEGINKDFFSDGKHIVLAVVNIGKPGKRAWHDRGPRLDYDQVVTTV, from the coding sequence GTGGCTTTCGCTCTCGACACCGCCGCTCAGGACCTGCTGTTCCGTGAGGCCCACACCGTCAACAACTTCACCGACGAGCCGGTGACCGACGGGCAGATCCAGGAGATCTACGATCTCGTAAAGTACGGTCCGACCAGCATGAACGGTCAGCCGATGCGCGTGGTGCTGGTGCGCACCCCCGAGGCCCGCGAGCGTCTCGTCGGCCACATGGTGGACAGCAACAAGACCAAGACGGCCGCCGCCCCGCTGACCGCGATCCTCGCGCTCGACACCAGGTTCCACGAGAACCTGTCGACCCTGTTCCCGCACGCCCACGACGCCCTTGAGATCTGGGCCCCCGAGGACTTCCGGATTGCGCACGGCAGGTTCAACGTCGGCCTGCAGGCCGGCTACTTCATCATCGGGATCCGGGCCGCCGGCCTCGCCGCAGGCCCGATGACGGGGTACGACCCCGAGGGCATCAACAAGGACTTCTTCAGCGACGGCAAGCACATCGTGCTCGCCGTGGTCAACATCGGCAAGCCCGGCAAGCGGGCGTGGCACGACCGCGGCCCCCGCCTCGACTACGACCAGGTCGTCACCACCGTCTGA
- a CDS encoding S1 family peptidase, with protein MRRTTTLRTLLSALVVTGACVTAGSPPASAADDTPKTAHAPASAGVLAAMQRDFGLNRSEAKARLAEEKQATAIEEKARSAAGSGYAGSWFTPDDGRLTVALADRNKAAAVRATGAKVELVTHSARQLETSQKRLDALKAPAGVNSWHVDWKTNKVVVEVQAEQQGDNDVRRFLARARNAAPLTVRTVDHKPTTLAAGTVGGDPYYTGNVRCSIGFSVHGGFVTAGHCGGAGQSVSGWDGSYIGNFQGSSFPDNDYAWVNVGSGWWTVPVVLGWGTVSDQLVRGSAEAPIGASICRSGSTSHWHCGTVLAKNETVNYSQGAVHQMTKTNACAEPGDSGGSFISGDQAQGVTSGGWGNCSSGGETWYQPVNEILNRYGLTLHTA; from the coding sequence ATGAGACGTACGACAACCCTGCGCACCCTGCTGTCCGCACTTGTCGTCACGGGTGCATGCGTAACCGCCGGATCCCCACCGGCATCCGCAGCGGACGACACCCCGAAGACCGCGCACGCCCCGGCCTCCGCGGGTGTACTCGCCGCCATGCAACGCGACTTCGGGCTGAATCGAAGCGAGGCCAAGGCCCGGCTTGCCGAGGAGAAGCAGGCCACCGCCATCGAGGAGAAGGCCCGGTCGGCAGCCGGATCCGGCTACGCCGGTTCCTGGTTCACCCCCGACGACGGCCGCCTGACGGTCGCCCTCGCCGACCGGAACAAGGCCGCAGCGGTGAGGGCCACCGGCGCCAAGGTCGAGCTGGTCACCCACAGCGCCCGGCAGCTGGAGACGAGCCAGAAGCGACTGGACGCCCTCAAGGCCCCGGCAGGCGTGAACAGTTGGCACGTCGACTGGAAGACCAACAAGGTCGTCGTGGAGGTGCAGGCCGAACAGCAAGGCGACAACGATGTCAGACGCTTCCTCGCGCGAGCCCGCAACGCAGCACCGCTGACGGTCCGCACCGTGGACCACAAGCCCACCACCCTCGCCGCGGGCACGGTCGGCGGCGACCCGTACTACACGGGCAACGTCCGCTGCTCCATCGGCTTCTCCGTGCACGGCGGATTCGTCACGGCCGGCCACTGCGGCGGCGCCGGCCAGAGCGTCAGCGGCTGGGACGGCTCGTACATCGGGAACTTCCAGGGATCCTCGTTCCCCGACAACGACTACGCCTGGGTCAACGTCGGCAGCGGCTGGTGGACCGTCCCCGTCGTCCTCGGCTGGGGCACCGTCTCCGACCAACTCGTCCGCGGCTCGGCCGAAGCACCCATCGGCGCCTCCATCTGCCGCTCCGGCTCCACCTCCCACTGGCACTGCGGCACCGTCCTGGCCAAGAACGAGACCGTCAACTACAGCCAGGGCGCCGTCCACCAGATGACCAAGACGAACGCCTGCGCCGAACCCGGCGACTCGGGCGGCTCGTTCATCAGCGGTGACCAGGCCCAAGGCGTCACCTCCGGCGGCTGGGGCAACTGCAGCAGCGGGGGAGAGACCTGGTACCAGCCGGTCAACGAGATACTCAACCGCTACGGACTGACCCTGCACACGGCCTGA
- a CDS encoding dihydrofolate reductase yields MNVGLIWAQTLDGVIGADNAIPWRVPEDMAHFKATTSGHPVVMGRKTWESLPPRFRPLPGRRNIVVTRDPQWAAEGAERAGSIATALELAAESPAPAAPAAAWVIGGGEIYRAALPYATTVSVTEIDSTVKGDTYAPTLDPTWQVAEDGGWRSSTSGVRYRIRRYTR; encoded by the coding sequence GTGAACGTCGGGCTGATCTGGGCGCAGACCCTCGACGGCGTGATCGGGGCCGACAACGCGATTCCGTGGCGAGTGCCCGAGGACATGGCGCATTTCAAGGCGACCACCAGCGGCCATCCCGTGGTGATGGGGCGCAAGACGTGGGAGTCGCTGCCGCCGAGATTCCGTCCGCTGCCCGGCAGGCGCAACATCGTCGTGACGCGCGATCCGCAGTGGGCGGCCGAAGGCGCGGAGCGCGCCGGATCCATCGCCACGGCGCTGGAACTCGCCGCCGAGTCGCCGGCGCCGGCTGCCCCTGCGGCGGCATGGGTGATCGGCGGCGGGGAAATCTACCGGGCCGCCTTGCCGTACGCCACGACAGTGTCGGTGACCGAAATCGACTCGACAGTGAAGGGCGACACCTACGCCCCGACACTGGACCCGACGTGGCAAGTCGCCGAGGACGGTGGCTGGCGGTCCTCTACGTCCGGGGTGCGCTATCGCATCCGCCGCTACACCCGGTGA
- a CDS encoding thymidylate synthase produces MADTQYEDLLHLALTSGTAKADRTGTGTRSIFGHQLRYDLAQGFPLVTTKKVHLKSIAYELLWFLRGDSNVGWLREHGVTIWDEWADANGELGPVYGVQWRSWPTPDGSHIDQISEILDTLRRDPDSRRMIVSAWNVAELDKMALAPCHAFFQFYVADGKLSCQLYQRSADLFLGVPFNIASYALLTHMVAQQVGLEPGDFIWTGGDCHIYDNHVEQVTEQLSRTPFEFPRLQLRQAASLFDYAYADVEVLDYQHHPAIKAPVAV; encoded by the coding sequence GTGGCGGACACCCAGTACGAAGACCTGTTGCACCTGGCACTCACCTCCGGGACGGCCAAAGCCGACCGGACGGGCACCGGAACCCGGAGTATCTTCGGGCACCAACTGCGCTACGACCTCGCGCAGGGGTTCCCGCTGGTCACCACCAAGAAGGTGCACCTCAAGTCCATCGCGTACGAGCTGCTGTGGTTCCTGCGCGGCGACTCGAACGTCGGCTGGCTGCGCGAGCACGGCGTCACCATCTGGGACGAGTGGGCCGACGCGAACGGCGAACTCGGTCCGGTGTACGGCGTCCAGTGGCGCTCCTGGCCCACTCCGGACGGCAGCCACATCGACCAGATCAGCGAGATCCTCGACACCCTGCGCCGCGACCCGGACTCCCGCCGGATGATCGTCTCCGCCTGGAACGTCGCCGAGCTGGACAAGATGGCCCTCGCGCCGTGTCACGCCTTCTTCCAGTTCTACGTCGCCGACGGCAAGCTCTCCTGCCAGCTGTACCAGCGCAGCGCGGACCTGTTCCTCGGCGTCCCCTTCAACATCGCCAGCTACGCCCTGCTCACGCACATGGTGGCGCAGCAGGTCGGCCTCGAGCCGGGCGACTTCATCTGGACCGGCGGTGACTGCCACATCTACGACAACCACGTCGAGCAGGTCACCGAGCAGCTTTCGCGCACACCGTTCGAGTTTCCCCGGCTGCAGCTGCGCCAGGCCGCCTCACTCTTCGACTACGCCTACGCCGATGTGGAGGTGCTCGATTACCAGCACCACCCGGCGATCAAGGCCCCGGTGGCAGTGTGA
- a CDS encoding ABC transporter substrate-binding protein, with the protein MRGSVLDGRYTLAERIGAGGMGEVWRAEDARLQRRVAVKVLSMPPGTSAAEGQRLLAMFGREARAAAALDSSYIVPVFDHGTADGVPYLVMPLLSGRTVRDLLLESGPPPLERVAAIGAQVCRALVTAHRAGIVHRDIKPANVMVTDEDTVKVLDFGIAKFLDATAGAGYLTGTSDAPVGTLHYMAPERFTRGPDDGRSDVYSLGCMVHQLLTGQPPFDPGSAASLMHCHVYEMPEAPSVRRPGLPPAWDELVVRMLAKQPGDRPDAQEALDAFEALGGARAQAGNPAPAPPPPADADSYPFAPQPSLPPMPQAPPPAAASAPAPASPAPFTPAASPAVPAYAPTSLDMGSSGPAPPRRRSRAKAWWVSAGAAVAVGALVATLVVFNPFKKEEPGGGSGGGGNNTSEQDNSGGGVSPVASSMFLSLGSAADSKGPAPAVKGARKGGTVSVLEPNPISTIDPGQMWPGTDQQIADLLYRRLTAFKSDPTGYVKLVGDLATDTGQSSDGRAWTFKLKPRLTYSDGTPVRAKDFRYAIERTTKPGLSSGDRTVRSFLYGPKAGESESGKPPKAGAIETPDDRTLVFHLADVHWDFNVALASPSAAPLPEGSADTASSALAATGLPGTGPYKAGGFTNGKSLTLTRNPQWQKSTDPVRTAYPDGYTVEAGVQLQELRARITVAAGEGKAVATFNGSDDPLLTAGQAGAKDATLKSVKSPTWYVQSYMINIDRVKNVKARQAIAIALPADDIRKASGGNGTVTHRLMPPGVVGADQRDIYGAGRNGDPTEARKYLIEAGQTDLRLTLGVRDTSVADTQRAEAVQAGLKKAGIDVTIKKVSATEFWDGVRDGKFDLYRVSVGSGLPTASTYLPDYFDGRQPGYPVSSNYNHFSNEKVNQRIDIANDVEDISDAGRQWSYVDELVMAEAVAIPAYVPTLTYLHSTKLKGLQVSMTGLSPLNAYVAR; encoded by the coding sequence ATGCGGGGCTCGGTCCTGGACGGGCGGTACACGCTCGCGGAGCGCATCGGCGCGGGCGGCATGGGCGAGGTGTGGCGCGCCGAGGACGCACGCCTGCAGCGGCGGGTCGCGGTCAAGGTCCTCAGCATGCCGCCCGGTACGTCGGCCGCCGAGGGCCAGCGGCTGCTTGCCATGTTCGGGCGGGAGGCGCGGGCCGCCGCGGCCCTGGACAGTTCGTACATCGTGCCCGTCTTCGACCACGGGACGGCGGACGGCGTCCCCTATCTGGTGATGCCCCTGCTGTCCGGGCGGACCGTGCGGGACCTGCTGCTGGAGTCGGGCCCTCCGCCGCTCGAACGGGTCGCCGCGATAGGGGCGCAGGTCTGCCGTGCCCTGGTCACCGCCCATCGGGCGGGCATCGTGCACCGGGACATCAAGCCCGCGAATGTGATGGTGACGGACGAGGACACGGTCAAGGTCCTCGATTTCGGCATCGCCAAGTTCCTCGACGCCACGGCCGGCGCCGGGTATCTCACCGGCACCTCCGACGCGCCCGTGGGGACCTTGCATTACATGGCGCCGGAGCGCTTCACCAGAGGCCCGGACGACGGCCGCTCCGACGTGTACTCGCTGGGCTGCATGGTGCATCAACTCCTCACCGGGCAACCGCCGTTCGACCCGGGCTCGGCCGCCTCGCTCATGCACTGCCATGTGTACGAGATGCCGGAGGCCCCGTCGGTACGCCGCCCGGGACTGCCCCCGGCCTGGGACGAACTCGTCGTGCGGATGCTGGCCAAGCAGCCCGGCGACCGGCCGGACGCGCAGGAGGCGCTGGACGCTTTCGAGGCGCTGGGTGGTGCGCGGGCCCAGGCCGGGAACCCCGCACCCGCACCGCCCCCACCCGCGGACGCCGACTCGTACCCTTTCGCTCCGCAGCCGTCCCTGCCCCCGATGCCCCAAGCACCACCACCGGCCGCGGCGTCCGCGCCGGCACCGGCAAGCCCGGCGCCCTTCACACCGGCAGCATCCCCTGCCGTGCCCGCGTACGCCCCGACCTCCCTGGACATGGGCTCCTCCGGCCCCGCACCGCCGCGGCGCAGATCGCGGGCCAAGGCATGGTGGGTGAGCGCGGGTGCGGCGGTGGCCGTGGGCGCCCTGGTGGCGACGCTGGTGGTGTTCAACCCCTTCAAGAAGGAGGAACCGGGCGGCGGAAGCGGCGGTGGCGGCAACAACACCTCCGAACAGGACAACTCCGGCGGAGGCGTGTCCCCGGTGGCCAGCTCCATGTTCCTTTCGCTCGGCTCCGCCGCCGACTCCAAGGGCCCCGCGCCCGCCGTCAAGGGAGCGCGCAAGGGCGGCACGGTCAGCGTCCTGGAACCGAACCCGATTTCCACGATCGACCCCGGCCAGATGTGGCCCGGCACCGACCAGCAGATCGCGGACCTCCTCTATCGACGCCTCACCGCCTTCAAGAGCGATCCGACCGGGTACGTGAAGCTGGTCGGCGACCTCGCGACGGACACCGGCCAGTCGTCGGACGGCCGCGCATGGACGTTCAAGCTGAAGCCCAGGCTCACCTACAGCGACGGCACCCCCGTACGCGCCAAGGACTTCCGGTACGCCATCGAGCGCACCACCAAGCCGGGCCTGTCGAGCGGCGACCGGACGGTGCGCAGCTTCCTGTACGGCCCGAAGGCAGGCGAGAGCGAGAGCGGCAAACCGCCGAAGGCCGGCGCGATCGAGACGCCGGACGACCGCACCCTCGTCTTCCATCTCGCCGACGTGCACTGGGACTTCAACGTCGCCCTCGCCAGCCCGTCGGCCGCGCCCCTGCCCGAGGGGTCCGCCGACACCGCGAGCAGCGCGCTGGCCGCCACCGGGCTGCCGGGCACCGGCCCGTACAAGGCCGGCGGCTTCACCAACGGCAAGTCCCTCACCCTCACCCGCAACCCCCAGTGGCAGAAGAGCACCGACCCGGTACGCACCGCATACCCGGACGGATACACGGTCGAGGCGGGCGTCCAGCTCCAGGAGCTCCGGGCCCGGATCACCGTGGCGGCGGGGGAGGGCAAGGCCGTCGCGACCTTCAACGGATCCGACGATCCCCTGCTCACGGCCGGACAGGCCGGCGCCAAGGACGCCACCCTCAAGTCCGTCAAGTCCCCCACCTGGTACGTCCAGTCGTACATGATCAATATCGACCGGGTGAAGAACGTCAAGGCGCGCCAGGCCATCGCCATCGCCCTGCCCGCCGACGACATCCGCAAGGCGAGCGGCGGCAACGGCACCGTGACCCATCGTCTGATGCCGCCCGGTGTGGTCGGCGCGGACCAGCGCGACATCTACGGGGCAGGCCGGAACGGCGATCCGACCGAGGCCCGGAAATACCTCATCGAGGCCGGCCAGACCGACCTCCGCCTCACGCTCGGCGTCCGGGACACCAGCGTCGCCGACACGCAGCGCGCCGAGGCCGTCCAAGCGGGCCTGAAGAAGGCCGGGATCGATGTGACGATCAAGAAGGTCAGCGCCACCGAGTTCTGGGACGGCGTGCGGGACGGCAAGTTCGACCTGTACCGCGTCTCGGTCGGCAGCGGCCTGCCGACCGCCTCCACCTATCTGCCCGACTACTTCGACGGCCGCCAGCCGGGCTATCCGGTATCGAGCAACTACAACCACTTCAGCAACGAGAAGGTGAACCAGAGGATCGACATCGCCAACGACGTGGAGGACATCAGCGACGCGGGCAGACAGTGGTCCTACGTGGACGAATTGGTGATGGCGGAGGCGGTGGCCATCCCGGCGTACGTGCCGACGCTCACCTACCTGCACTCGACGAAGCTGAAAGGGCTGCAGGTCAGCATGACCGGTCTTTCGCCGCTCAATGCCTATGTGGCGAGGTGA